A section of the Leptotrichia sp. HSP-342 genome encodes:
- a CDS encoding ABC transporter ATP-binding protein, with protein sequence MSKNKKTENSQSRNQLKGLIRLLGYMFKHYKIQTLFVIVFICLSSFGMVIGTMYSKELIDGIIIPNIGKNNPNFIKELVSLILKMAVIYGGAVICTYIYEIFMIYVAQGTLKRLRDDVFIHMESLPIKYFDTNAHGDIMSVYSSDIDALRNMMVESLSQVISSIITIISVLISMFILNIPLALFVVIMIIIMIVTTKTISSKSSKNYTAQQKNIGIVNGYVEEMIEGLKVVKVFSYEKKADERFNRLNTALFNRANNAMKFANILGPAVGNLGNINFVLTAVLGSIIVFNNIAGFTIGGLVSFLQFIKVINQPVSQIAQQLTSVILASAGAQRVFNLLDQIPEQDNGYVTLVNANIDENGNITETEKHTGAWAWKYPHSDGTISYERLMGDVVFEDVTFGYNEEKTILHNINLYAKPGEKIAFVGATGAGKTTITNLINRFYDINSGKIRYDGINIEKIKKQDLRESLGIVLQDTHLFSGTVADNIRYGKLDATDEEVYAAAKLANADHFIKHLPQGYNTYLSGDGSSLSQGQRQLLSIARAAIADPPVLILDEATSSIDTRTEKIVQEGMDKLMMGRTVFVIAHRLSTIKNSDVIMVLDQGKIIERGNHDELIAQKGTYYQLYTGGFENQ encoded by the coding sequence ATGAGTAAAAATAAAAAAACTGAAAATTCGCAATCACGAAATCAGCTAAAAGGATTAATTCGATTACTTGGATATATGTTTAAGCATTATAAAATACAGACGTTATTTGTTATTGTATTTATTTGTTTGAGTTCATTTGGAATGGTTATTGGGACAATGTATTCAAAAGAATTGATAGATGGAATCATTATTCCTAACATTGGTAAAAATAATCCTAACTTTATCAAAGAGCTTGTGAGCCTAATTTTAAAAATGGCAGTCATATATGGCGGAGCTGTAATTTGTACATATATTTATGAAATATTTATGATTTACGTTGCACAGGGAACATTGAAAAGATTAAGAGATGATGTATTTATACATATGGAATCGCTTCCTATAAAATATTTTGATACAAATGCACATGGAGATATAATGAGTGTTTATTCAAGCGATATTGACGCTTTACGAAATATGATGGTTGAAAGCTTGTCACAGGTAATATCTTCAATTATTACAATTATAAGTGTCCTTATTTCAATGTTTATATTAAATATTCCACTAGCACTTTTCGTAGTAATAATGATTATTATTATGATTGTTACAACAAAAACTATTTCTTCAAAAAGTTCGAAAAACTATACTGCACAGCAAAAAAATATTGGTATTGTAAATGGATATGTTGAAGAAATGATAGAAGGACTGAAAGTTGTAAAAGTGTTTTCATACGAGAAAAAAGCTGATGAACGTTTTAACAGACTGAATACGGCATTATTTAACAGGGCGAACAATGCAATGAAATTTGCAAATATTCTAGGACCTGCTGTCGGAAATCTTGGAAATATAAACTTTGTACTTACAGCAGTTCTTGGTTCAATAATTGTGTTTAATAATATTGCAGGCTTTACAATTGGAGGACTTGTATCGTTCTTGCAGTTTATAAAAGTAATAAACCAGCCTGTTTCACAAATTGCACAGCAATTAACATCAGTAATATTGGCATCGGCTGGAGCCCAAAGAGTATTTAACCTGCTAGATCAGATACCTGAACAAGATAACGGCTATGTAACTCTTGTAAACGCAAATATTGATGAAAATGGAAACATTACAGAAACTGAGAAGCACACAGGTGCATGGGCTTGGAAATATCCACATTCTGACGGAACAATTTCTTATGAAAGACTAATGGGAGATGTTGTTTTTGAAGATGTAACATTTGGATACAATGAAGAAAAGACAATACTTCATAATATCAATCTTTATGCAAAGCCGGGAGAAAAAATTGCCTTCGTTGGTGCAACAGGAGCTGGAAAAACTACAATTACAAACTTAATTAACAGATTTTACGATATTAACTCTGGAAAAATTCGATATGATGGAATTAACATTGAAAAAATAAAAAAACAGGATTTAAGAGAATCTCTTGGAATTGTACTACAGGACACACACTTATTTTCTGGAACAGTTGCCGATAACATCAGATATGGAAAACTTGATGCAACAGATGAAGAAGTGTATGCAGCTGCAAAACTTGCCAATGCCGATCATTTTATAAAACACTTGCCACAAGGCTACAACACTTATTTAAGTGGTGATGGTTCGAGCCTTTCACAAGGACAGCGGCAATTATTGTCAATAGCAAGAGCAGCAATCGCTGACCCACCAGTCTTAATTCTGGATGAAGCAACTTCAAGCATTGATACAAGAACAGAAAAAATCGTGCAAGAAGGAATGGATAAGTTGATGATGGGAAGAACGGTATTTGTAATTGCCCACAGGCTTTCAACTATCAAAAATTCCGATGTGATAATGGTACTTGATCAAGGAAAAATTATCGAACGTGGAAATCACGATGAACTGATTGCACAAAAAGGGACTTATTATCAGCTTTATACAGGGGGATTTGAAAATCAGTAA
- a CDS encoding ABC transporter ATP-binding protein — translation MLKKLFSHLGEYKKSALISPIFIGIEVVFEMLIPTLMAVIIDSGLNGNDGKGDMKFIVIMGLATFGVAMLSLLCGIQASKYASYASAGFAKNLRKDLFSKIQSFSFTNIDKFSTAGLITRFTTDVNNIQNSFQLLIRGFVRAPLMMCVAIFMSFMISPKLSMIFIVAVLFLGSFLVFVIFKVHPIFTAAIKKYDDINSSLQENINGIRVVKAYIREKYETNKFKKATENLRNMLLKGERIIIFVSPVMQITVFGCILLLSWFGAKMIVVNELTTGQLTSLFAYTTNILMSLLMLAMMLVNIVFSRASGDRIVMVLDEEPNIKNPENGITEVKDGSIVFKNVDFSYSNNPDVLNLTKINLEIKSGETIGIIGGTGSAKSALVQLIPRLYDVLDGELLVGGVNVKDYDIKTLRDNVAMVLQKNVLFSGTIKDNLRWGNENATDEEMEHACKLAQADEFIQKFPKKYDTRIERGGANVSGGQRQRLCIARALLKSPKILILDDSTSAVDTKTDKLIREAFKNELPHITKIIIGQRVSSIKDSDKILVLEDGIITAAGTHDELLKTSKVYREVYESQTEGSDK, via the coding sequence ATGTTAAAAAAACTATTTTCCCATCTTGGGGAGTATAAAAAAAGCGCGTTAATTTCGCCAATATTTATTGGAATAGAAGTTGTTTTTGAGATGCTTATTCCAACACTTATGGCTGTAATTATTGACAGCGGACTGAATGGAAATGATGGTAAGGGAGATATGAAGTTTATTGTTATAATGGGACTCGCAACGTTTGGAGTGGCTATGTTGTCGTTGTTATGTGGAATACAAGCTAGTAAATATGCTTCTTATGCTTCGGCTGGATTTGCTAAAAACTTGAGAAAAGATTTATTTTCTAAAATACAGTCCTTTTCATTCACTAATATTGATAAATTTTCTACAGCTGGACTGATTACAAGATTTACAACAGATGTTAATAACATTCAGAATTCATTTCAGTTGTTAATCAGAGGATTTGTAAGGGCTCCACTTATGATGTGCGTAGCAATATTTATGTCGTTTATGATAAGTCCAAAGTTGTCAATGATATTTATTGTTGCAGTTTTGTTTTTAGGAAGTTTTTTAGTCTTTGTTATTTTTAAGGTACATCCAATTTTTACAGCTGCAATTAAAAAGTATGATGACATAAATTCTAGCCTTCAGGAAAACATTAATGGTATTCGTGTTGTAAAAGCATATATTCGTGAAAAATATGAAACTAATAAATTTAAGAAGGCTACTGAAAATTTGAGAAATATGTTATTAAAAGGGGAAAGAATTATAATATTTGTATCTCCTGTAATGCAAATAACAGTATTTGGGTGTATTTTACTGCTTTCATGGTTTGGAGCAAAAATGATTGTTGTAAATGAGCTGACGACTGGGCAGCTTACAAGCCTTTTTGCTTATACAACCAATATTCTTATGAGCCTTCTTATGCTTGCAATGATGCTTGTAAATATTGTGTTTTCAAGAGCATCTGGAGATAGAATTGTGATGGTTCTAGATGAAGAGCCAAATATTAAAAATCCTGAAAATGGTATAACAGAGGTAAAAGATGGTTCAATAGTGTTTAAAAATGTAGATTTCAGTTACAGTAATAATCCTGATGTTCTGAATTTGACAAAAATAAATCTAGAAATAAAGTCTGGAGAAACTATTGGAATTATTGGGGGAACTGGAAGTGCAAAATCAGCTCTTGTTCAGTTAATTCCAAGATTGTATGATGTTCTGGATGGTGAACTTTTGGTTGGCGGAGTTAATGTAAAGGATTATGATATAAAGACGCTTAGGGATAATGTGGCGATGGTTCTTCAAAAAAATGTGCTGTTTTCAGGAACTATAAAGGATAATTTACGTTGGGGGAATGAAAATGCAACCGATGAGGAAATGGAACATGCTTGCAAATTGGCACAAGCTGATGAATTCATTCAGAAATTTCCTAAAAAATATGATACTCGTATTGAACGTGGCGGAGCAAATGTATCTGGAGGTCAAAGACAAAGGCTGTGTATTGCCAGAGCCTTGCTAAAATCTCCCAAAATATTAATTTTAGACGATTCTACAAGCGCAGTTGATACAAAGACGGACAAACTAATAAGAGAAGCCTTCAAAAATGAATTGCCACACATTACAAAAATTATTATCGGACAAAGAGTATCATCAATAAAAGATTCTGATAAAATATTAGTTTTGGAAGACGGAATTATAACAGCAGCAGGGACACACGATGAACTACTTAAAACAAGCAAGGTATATCGTGAAGTTTATGAATCCCAGACAGAAGGGAGTGATAAGTAA
- a CDS encoding esterase family protein: protein MQIEYKKEYSYHLGREVEYKRYGHAGKPVLVFPSQDGDCNQYEEFGMIDVLSDYIEQGRLQLFCVGSVDRESWSDLNGNQRYRIEMQEKWFNFIANEFVPRIQDISWRSDIIVTGCSMGGAHAGILFFRRPDLFDTLISLSGMFDASMFFGDYKDDLVYNNSVVDFLRNMPWNHHYLDIYRQKNIIVCIGQGAWEEELLPSNRELAHILYEKQVPAWTDFWGYDVAHDWDWWRLQIRYFMEHLDI from the coding sequence ATGCAAATAGAATATAAAAAAGAATACAGCTATCATCTTGGGCGAGAAGTAGAATATAAGAGGTATGGACATGCTGGGAAGCCAGTGTTGGTATTTCCTTCACAAGATGGGGATTGTAACCAGTATGAAGAATTTGGAATGATAGACGTACTTTCTGACTACATTGAGCAAGGAAGACTGCAATTATTCTGTGTAGGAAGCGTTGATAGAGAGAGCTGGTCAGATCTTAACGGAAATCAAAGATATAGAATAGAAATGCAGGAAAAATGGTTTAACTTTATCGCAAATGAATTTGTGCCAAGAATACAGGATATTTCTTGGAGAAGTGATATTATTGTTACAGGATGTAGTATGGGAGGAGCTCATGCGGGAATTTTATTTTTCCGTAGACCTGACTTGTTTGACACGTTAATCTCACTAAGTGGAATGTTTGATGCATCAATGTTTTTTGGAGATTACAAAGATGATTTGGTTTACAACAATTCAGTGGTTGATTTTTTAAGAAATATGCCTTGGAATCACCATTATTTAGATATATATAGACAAAAAAACATTATTGTATGTATTGGACAAGGAGCATGGGAAGAAGAGCTATTGCCAAGTAATAGAGAACTGGCTCATATTCTTTATGAAAAGCAAGTTCCAGCATGGACAGATTTCTGGGGTTATGATGTTGCCCACGACTGGGATTGGTGGAGATTGCAAATAAGATATTTTATGGAGCATTTGGATATTTAA
- a CDS encoding ATP-grasp domain-containing protein, whose product MNFVYISPQFPKTNCEFCNRLKQNGVNVLGIADIEYDQLAQKLKDCLTEYYKVSSLENYDEVLKAVAFFTHKYGKINWLESNNEYWLVQDSRLRSDFNITTGIKSDKIANIKEKSKMKKAYKKGEIPAADFSLVTTLVKAKKFIDKVGYPVVVKPDNGVGASDTRKIKNEKELKEFFETRNENVKYIMEEYVDGDLVSYDAVIDSNGNPIFETGIVEPAVMDIVNEGLDVFYYVEKEMPEKLLDAGRRAVKGFGVKSRFVHLEFFKLNKNKKGLGKKGDYVGLEANMRPAGGYTPDMYNYANNTDVYQIWADMIAFDKIEKAKLNKDIEKNYCVYASRRDNRNYIHSHDEIKQKYGNAIVMDERMPDIFSGAMGNYMYTAKFKTKEEMEEFIDFVHKKIEE is encoded by the coding sequence ATGAATTTTGTTTACATTTCACCACAATTTCCAAAAACTAACTGTGAATTTTGCAATAGATTAAAACAAAATGGGGTAAATGTATTAGGAATTGCAGATATAGAGTATGATCAATTGGCTCAAAAATTAAAGGATTGTTTAACAGAATACTATAAAGTTTCTAGCCTTGAAAATTATGATGAGGTTTTAAAGGCAGTGGCTTTTTTTACACATAAATATGGAAAAATCAACTGGCTTGAGTCGAATAATGAATACTGGCTTGTACAGGATTCAAGACTTCGTTCAGATTTTAATATTACAACTGGAATAAAGTCTGACAAAATTGCAAATATAAAAGAAAAGTCTAAAATGAAAAAAGCATATAAAAAAGGAGAAATACCAGCTGCGGACTTTTCATTAGTTACAACACTTGTAAAAGCAAAAAAATTTATTGATAAAGTAGGATATCCAGTAGTTGTTAAGCCTGATAATGGAGTTGGAGCTAGTGATACCCGTAAAATCAAGAATGAAAAAGAACTGAAAGAATTTTTTGAAACTCGTAATGAAAATGTAAAATATATTATGGAAGAGTATGTTGATGGAGATTTAGTGTCTTATGACGCAGTTATTGATTCCAACGGAAATCCTATTTTTGAAACAGGAATTGTTGAGCCTGCTGTTATGGATATTGTAAATGAAGGACTGGATGTATTTTATTATGTAGAAAAGGAAATGCCTGAAAAATTACTGGATGCAGGAAGACGAGCTGTGAAAGGATTTGGAGTAAAAAGCAGATTTGTGCATCTTGAATTTTTTAAATTAAATAAAAACAAAAAAGGACTCGGTAAAAAAGGGGATTATGTAGGACTAGAAGCAAATATGCGTCCTGCAGGCGGATATACACCTGATATGTACAATTACGCCAACAATACTGATGTTTATCAAATCTGGGCTGATATGATTGCATTTGATAAAATCGAAAAGGCTAAATTAAATAAAGATATAGAAAAAAACTACTGTGTTTATGCAAGTCGTCGTGATAATAGAAATTATATTCATTCTCACGATGAAATTAAGCAGAAATATGGAAACGCAATTGTGATGGATGAAAGAATGCCAGATATTTTTTCAGGTGCAATGGGAAACTATATGTACACAGCAAAATTTAAAACAAAAGAGGAAATGGAAGAATTTATAGATTTCGTACATAAAAAAATAGAAGAATAA
- a CDS encoding DUF5362 family protein, which yields MDFENNFLDKEKKNENIENSHYFNNTAELDKIRKEVTGNFKENQNFKNSENSQNSKKNGSIRLTLDEFTIKNIKTIVSITKFLSVIGIFIGILQLFTFLIGIFTIFISLKFLNFSSALDDAIKMEDENKLKISFKELAKGLKFYIISLIVIFIFIFLLVAISASLYHTSGYYYN from the coding sequence ATGGATTTTGAAAATAATTTTTTAGATAAAGAAAAAAAGAATGAGAATATAGAAAATAGTCATTACTTTAATAATACAGCAGAATTAGACAAAATTAGGAAAGAAGTAACTGGAAATTTTAAAGAAAATCAGAATTTTAAAAATTCCGAAAATAGTCAGAATAGTAAAAAAAATGGTTCGATTAGGCTAACTTTAGATGAATTCACTATTAAAAATATAAAAACAATTGTTTCTATCACAAAATTTCTTTCCGTTATAGGAATTTTTATAGGAATATTGCAATTATTTACATTTCTTATTGGGATTTTTACTATTTTTATTTCATTAAAATTCCTTAATTTTTCTTCGGCTTTAGACGATGCCATTAAAATGGAAGATGAAAATAAATTAAAAATTTCTTTTAAAGAGCTTGCGAAAGGATTGAAGTTTTATATAATCTCATTAATTGTTATATTTATTTTCATATTCTTACTTGTTGCTATATCTGCAAGTCTATATCACACTTCAGGATATTACTACAATTAG
- a CDS encoding cell division protein FtsZ, which yields MKDKMSVKVIGIGGMGINFVNFMIASGVRKVEYITIDTDSKNSERSQAEKKIFLDTGVKKCSREQAERVALQCESQFRELFKGTDILFLVAGIGGATGSGIMPVILDVSKRLKIFTISIVARPFYLEGFENLKIANTGIKKIEKITDSLIVIPNEKLYNHIDKKEPLEMAYNKVNEIIKEGIESIVNILTEVGFMNIDLLDIKVVLYNSKDTIIRVGEGKGDNAVDEIIEQLKENNLFEGKLENAKKVLINFTAGHDVSLANIGQITEKISDIVKDKNVNLIWGVIMNQDYDKTQKIKTVVISSV from the coding sequence ATGAAGGATAAAATGAGTGTAAAAGTTATTGGAATTGGTGGAATGGGGATAAATTTTGTTAATTTTATGATAGCTTCAGGAGTGAGGAAGGTTGAATATATAACGATTGATACAGATAGTAAGAATTCTGAGCGAAGTCAAGCTGAAAAAAAGATTTTTTTAGATACTGGGGTTAAGAAATGCAGTAGGGAACAGGCTGAGAGAGTGGCACTTCAATGTGAGAGTCAATTTCGAGAATTATTTAAAGGGACAGATATTTTGTTTTTGGTTGCAGGAATTGGTGGAGCAACTGGGAGTGGTATAATGCCTGTTATTCTCGATGTTTCCAAAAGATTAAAAATTTTTACGATCAGTATTGTTGCACGTCCATTTTATCTTGAAGGATTTGAGAATTTAAAGATTGCAAATACAGGTATTAAGAAGATTGAGAAGATTACGGATAGTCTGATTGTAATTCCGAATGAAAAATTATATAATCATATAGATAAGAAAGAGCCTCTTGAGATGGCTTACAATAAAGTAAACGAGATTATAAAAGAAGGTATTGAAAGTATTGTAAATATTCTGACGGAAGTTGGGTTTATGAATATTGATTTACTAGATATAAAGGTAGTTCTTTACAATTCAAAGGATACAATTATTCGTGTTGGAGAAGGTAAGGGAGATAATGCTGTTGATGAGATAATTGAACAGCTGAAGGAAAATAATTTATTTGAAGGAAAATTGGAAAATGCGAAGAAAGTTCTTATAAATTTTACTGCAGGGCATGATGTTTCTTTAGCGAATATTGGACAGATAACAGAAAAAATTTCGGACATTGTTAAAGATAAGAATGTAAATCTAATCTGGGGAGTAATAATGAATCAAGATTATGATAAGACCCAGAAAATTAAGACAGTAGTGATATCAAGCGTTTAA